One segment of Thermosulfurimonas sp. F29 DNA contains the following:
- a CDS encoding DNA cytosine methyltransferase has translation MLDLFSGLGGASRAMRERGWQVYTVDVDPRFAPDFLCDVRDFLDRWPGEERVDLLWASPPCDEFSRAEKPWYEEDRPSPEALSLVWEVFRIVRELSPKLWILENVRGAQRWLGKAPCRLGPFYLWGWFPFDELKKLVGNDRKFYGKTKLWPHPDRKELRAMIPYEISLAVAMVAERRLSQKSRKTESARVLPLFDRIAGGAA, from the coding sequence ATGTTGGATCTTTTTTCCGGCCTGGGCGGCGCCTCGCGTGCCATGCGCGAGCGCGGATGGCAGGTGTACACCGTCGACGTGGATCCGAGGTTCGCGCCGGACTTTCTTTGCGATGTGCGCGACTTTCTGGATCGGTGGCCCGGCGAGGAGAGGGTGGATCTTCTCTGGGCTTCTCCACCCTGCGACGAATTCTCCCGGGCGGAAAAACCCTGGTACGAAGAGGATCGTCCCTCGCCGGAAGCCCTTTCCCTGGTCTGGGAGGTTTTCCGGATCGTTCGGGAACTTTCTCCGAAGCTATGGATTCTCGAAAATGTGCGGGGTGCTCAGAGGTGGCTCGGCAAGGCCCCCTGCCGTTTGGGGCCTTTTTACCTGTGGGGATGGTTCCCCTTTGACGAGCTGAAAAAACTCGTAGGAAATGATCGGAAGTTTTACGGTAAAACGAAACTCTGGCCTCATCCCGATCGTAAGGAGCTCAGAGCCATGATTCCCTACGAAATTTCTCTGGCCGTGGCCATGGTTGCGGAGCGGCGCTTGTCTCAAAAGAGCCGGAAGACCGAAAGCGCCCGCGTACTTCCCCTGTTCGACCGCATCGCCGGAGGAGCGGCATGA
- a CDS encoding YMGG-like glycine zipper-containing protein, with translation MIELESSFKDFFRTKPSLPEENLAVAVITQWYRDLLAGPRNRRLSDWLEDVLWPETETARRGGGGRAGASGMAGQGGAGALRGEAEARAGISFEGACSCSGADGGSGCGGGGNQEGRGGGAVFGRETASTEGHTLLQKGGAAMMKRLGILGIVLVLLLSACVSTVQQASPEAKGAGLGAVVGAGLGALIDKDNPWRGAAIGAAAGAVLGGGLAHVSRQAELQAARTGRPVTYRTQAGEVVRAEPVSGAYYDPRTRTECRKVRKRVWRNGQLIEDRVEEVCEGHKVSAEY, from the coding sequence ATGATTGAGCTTGAAAGTTCCTTCAAGGACTTCTTTCGCACGAAGCCTTCCCTTCCCGAGGAGAACCTCGCTGTAGCGGTGATTACGCAGTGGTATCGGGACCTCCTGGCGGGTCCGCGGAACCGGAGGCTTTCCGACTGGCTTGAGGACGTGCTCTGGCCGGAGACGGAGACGGCGCGGAGGGGCGGGGGTGGACGTGCGGGTGCTTCGGGAATGGCGGGACAAGGCGGTGCGGGAGCGCTACGCGGGGAAGCCGAGGCGCGTGCGGGCATCTCATTTGAGGGAGCTTGTTCGTGTAGCGGAGCGGATGGGGGTTCCGGTTGCGGCGGTGGAGGGAATCAGGAGGGTCGTGGAGGAGGCGCCGTTTTCGGACGGGAAACGGCGTCAACGGAGGGTCACACACTTTTACAGAAAGGGGGTGCGGCCATGATGAAACGCCTGGGCATTTTGGGGATTGTGCTGGTGTTGCTTCTTTCGGCCTGTGTTTCGACGGTGCAGCAGGCTTCACCTGAAGCGAAGGGAGCCGGTCTCGGAGCGGTGGTGGGAGCGGGTCTCGGAGCCCTCATCGACAAGGACAATCCCTGGCGCGGGGCGGCCATCGGTGCGGCGGCGGGAGCGGTTCTCGGTGGTGGTCTTGCGCACGTTTCGAGGCAGGCCGAGCTTCAGGCTGCACGGACCGGGCGCCCTGTGACCTATCGGACGCAGGCGGGCGAGGTGGTGCGGGCGGAGCCGGTTTCCGGAGCCTACTATGATCCGCGGACCCGGACCGAGTGCCGTAAGGTGCGCAAGCGTGTCTGGAGGAACGGTCAGCTTATTGAGGACCGTGTGGAGGAGGTCTGCGAAGGGCACAAGGTGAGTGCGGAATATTAG